In Lysinibacillus sp. FSL M8-0337, the following proteins share a genomic window:
- the brnQ gene encoding branched-chain amino acid transport system II carrier protein — protein MQKKIPFSTYAVIGTMLFGLYFGAGNLIFPIQLGQLAGTNFWFALVGFLVTAIGLPFLGILAIGLSGSNGLRDLASRIHPLFGVIFSLALYLTIGPFFAIPRTATVPFVVGFEPYINAEHTTMLLALFSFIFFAIVYYFSLNPAKIMDYIGKVLTPAFLVVLFILIIISIVKPMGHFQQPIGDYIQSSFMTGFKEGYNTMDALASLAFGIVVINAIKNAGITDRKEIAKATWKSGIFAMALMTLIYGLITYMGASSIESVGTFDNGGLIFAAVADHYFGSFGAILLAVIIVLACLKTSIGLITSCSEFFHEVFPKVSYKMFVLLLCVVSFSIANFGLNNIIQFAIPVLMFLYPLAIVLILLALSSSLFNNKQAVYASAMFLTFFVSLIDGYKALVISIPEAQLSWLDTIEQLYSDVLPLYDIGLGWILPAVIGVVIGLILPSKQTKTIQ, from the coding sequence ATGCAAAAGAAAATACCTTTTTCTACATATGCAGTCATTGGAACGATGTTATTTGGACTGTATTTTGGAGCAGGAAATCTTATTTTTCCAATTCAACTTGGACAACTAGCAGGGACTAACTTTTGGTTTGCTCTTGTCGGTTTTTTAGTAACGGCAATCGGGTTACCGTTTTTAGGTATTTTAGCGATTGGTTTATCGGGCAGTAATGGACTGCGTGATTTAGCGAGTCGTATTCATCCTTTATTCGGCGTTATTTTTTCATTAGCGTTATACTTAACAATTGGTCCTTTCTTTGCTATTCCACGAACGGCAACAGTGCCATTTGTCGTTGGCTTTGAACCGTATATTAATGCGGAACATACAACCATGTTACTGGCTTTGTTTAGCTTTATATTTTTTGCCATTGTCTACTATTTCTCGTTAAATCCAGCGAAGATTATGGATTATATCGGGAAGGTATTAACACCAGCCTTTTTAGTTGTCTTATTTATTTTAATAATTATTAGTATTGTAAAGCCGATGGGGCACTTCCAACAGCCAATAGGTGATTATATTCAATCTTCCTTTATGACTGGCTTTAAAGAAGGCTATAATACAATGGATGCACTAGCATCGCTAGCATTTGGTATCGTTGTCATCAATGCTATTAAAAATGCAGGGATTACAGATCGTAAAGAAATTGCTAAGGCAACTTGGAAGTCTGGTATCTTTGCGATGGCATTAATGACACTAATTTATGGGCTTATTACGTATATGGGCGCATCTAGTATTGAATCAGTAGGAACATTTGACAACGGTGGTTTAATTTTTGCAGCAGTTGCAGATCATTATTTTGGCTCATTTGGTGCCATATTATTGGCAGTCATTATTGTGCTTGCTTGTTTAAAAACGAGTATTGGTTTAATTACTTCTTGTAGTGAATTTTTCCATGAAGTATTTCCAAAGGTTAGCTATAAAATGTTTGTTCTATTATTGTGTGTTGTGTCCTTCTCAATTGCGAACTTTGGTTTAAATAATATTATACAATTTGCTATTCCAGTGCTTATGTTCTTATATCCACTTGCCATTGTTCTGATTTTACTTGCCTTAAGCTCTTCATTATTTAACAATAAGCAAGCTGTATACGCATCGGCTATGTTTTTGACGTTTTTCGTTAGTCTCATCGACGGCTACAAAGCGCTCGTTATTAGTATACCTGAGGCACAATTAAGCTGGTTAGACACAATAGAGCAACTATACTCCGATGTTTTACCACTATATGATATCGGTTTAGGATGGATATTACCTGCTGTCATTGGGGTAGTGATTGGCTTGATTTTGCCTTCAAAACAAACTAAAACCATTCAATAG
- a CDS encoding LysE family translocator: MHELWMFTAVALMIVMVPGVDSLLVLKNTIVHGKKAGFFTMVGIVLALIVWTTLAVLGLATIISKSMVVFLVIKYAGAAYLIYLGIQSWRARAQNMMLQEEVTIKENGEKNMPLSCMTQGITTDLLNPKTLLLYVTLMPQFIQPNFNINAQLIVLAGILIALSIVWLGIVILVMNVIRKWFMKQTVQAMFNKITGVMLVGIGVRIATEKV; the protein is encoded by the coding sequence ATGCACGAACTTTGGATGTTTACAGCAGTGGCGCTAATGATTGTTATGGTGCCTGGAGTAGATTCACTGCTAGTTTTAAAAAATACAATCGTACATGGCAAAAAAGCAGGCTTTTTTACAATGGTAGGGATTGTCCTAGCACTAATCGTGTGGACAACTTTAGCAGTACTTGGTCTTGCAACGATTATATCAAAATCAATGGTAGTATTTTTAGTGATAAAGTATGCTGGTGCAGCTTATTTAATTTATTTAGGTATTCAGTCATGGCGTGCAAGGGCACAAAATATGATGTTGCAAGAAGAGGTTACTATCAAAGAAAATGGAGAAAAAAATATGCCGCTTAGTTGCATGACCCAAGGCATTACAACGGACTTATTAAACCCAAAAACATTGCTATTATATGTAACATTAATGCCTCAATTTATTCAACCAAATTTTAATATTAACGCGCAATTAATAGTGTTAGCAGGCATTTTAATTGCCTTATCCATTGTTTGGCTTGGCATTGTCATTCTTGTGATGAATGTAATTCGCAAATGGTTTATGAAGCAGACTGTACAAGCAATGTTTAATAAAATAACAGGTGTAATGTTAGTAGGCATTGGTGTTCGCATTGCCACTGAAAAAGTATAG
- a CDS encoding SDR family oxidoreductase, translating to MRLENKVAIVTGAASGMGKAIAEGYAKEGAKVVVSDLNLDGAQAVVDGIQASGGTAIAIQTNVALAEDLLRLFDETKNNFGKLDILVNNAGIMDGMEPVGEISDERWDKVFAVNTTAVMRSMRMATEIFLEQGHGVFVNNISAGGLYGARAGAAYTASKHAVVGLTKNTAFMYANQNIRCNGIAPGAVMTNIGSTMTNMSEVGAARQALGLSINPRAGQPEEIAQLAIFLGSDEASFVNGQVIAVDGGWTAY from the coding sequence GTATGGGGAAAGCAATCGCAGAAGGTTATGCTAAAGAAGGTGCGAAAGTCGTTGTTTCAGATTTAAATTTAGATGGTGCGCAAGCTGTTGTGGATGGTATTCAGGCGTCTGGTGGCACAGCTATCGCTATACAAACAAACGTTGCTCTAGCAGAAGACTTGCTACGCTTATTTGATGAGACCAAAAACAATTTTGGTAAACTAGATATTTTAGTTAACAACGCGGGTATTATGGATGGTATGGAGCCTGTCGGTGAAATTTCCGATGAGCGTTGGGATAAAGTATTTGCTGTCAATACAACAGCTGTTATGCGCTCTATGCGTATGGCAACAGAAATTTTCCTTGAGCAAGGGCATGGGGTCTTTGTTAATAATATTTCTGCTGGCGGACTTTATGGTGCTCGCGCAGGCGCTGCCTACACTGCCTCTAAACATGCCGTCGTAGGCTTAACAAAAAATACAGCTTTTATGTATGCCAATCAAAATATTCGTTGCAACGGGATTGCACCAGGTGCTGTTATGACTAACATTGGCTCAACAATGACCAATATGAGTGAAGTCGGGGCGGCTCGTCAGGCACTTGGCTTGTCCATCAATCCTCGGGCTGGACAACCAGAAGAAATTGCCCAACTTGCTATATTCTTAGGTTCAGATGAAGCGAGCTTTGTAAATGGTCAGGTTATTGCCGTAGATGGTGGTTGGACTGCCTACTAA
- a CDS encoding alpha/beta fold hydrolase translates to MKLSKPQPLTIEGGKKAVLLLHGFTGSTKDVKKLGEFLSKRGYTVHAPIYSGHGVEPEALLETKPEDWWNDVVEGYNFLKDKGYEEIAVVGISLGGVFSLKVAEQFPVKGVVAMCAPITRDSSKGLFTRLYNYARLYKHFENKSKDQIISELHELRISPKDSLDGVTRLTEETREDLPAIKAPTLVLQGLLDDELYQQSAPFILDTVKTDDKEIIWYENSGHIITLDKERDKVYEDVYNFLNHIEWSVAN, encoded by the coding sequence ATGAAGTTATCAAAGCCGCAACCTCTAACAATTGAGGGAGGCAAAAAAGCCGTACTATTACTGCATGGATTTACAGGTAGCACAAAAGATGTGAAAAAGCTAGGGGAATTTTTATCCAAACGTGGTTATACCGTTCATGCACCTATCTATAGTGGGCACGGGGTAGAACCGGAAGCCCTACTAGAAACAAAACCTGAAGACTGGTGGAACGATGTAGTAGAAGGCTACAACTTCCTAAAAGATAAAGGATATGAAGAAATCGCAGTAGTAGGCATTTCACTTGGCGGAGTTTTTTCATTAAAAGTAGCAGAGCAATTTCCTGTTAAAGGAGTTGTTGCCATGTGTGCGCCGATAACACGCGATAGCTCAAAAGGATTATTTACACGTTTATACAATTATGCAAGACTTTATAAACACTTTGAAAACAAGTCCAAAGATCAAATTATTTCTGAACTACATGAATTACGCATTTCACCAAAAGATTCTTTAGATGGCGTAACACGCTTAACAGAAGAAACACGTGAAGATTTACCTGCAATTAAAGCACCAACTTTAGTATTGCAAGGATTATTAGACGATGAGCTATATCAACAAAGCGCTCCGTTTATTTTAGATACAGTTAAAACAGATGATAAAGAAATTATTTGGTATGAAAATTCTGGTCATATTATTACGTTAGATAAAGAACGTGATAAAGTGTATGAAGACGTGTACAATTTTTTAAACCATATAGAGTGGTCTGTTGCAAACTAA